The following are from one region of the Polyangiaceae bacterium genome:
- a CDS encoding SDR family oxidoreductase — protein MADIRFDNRVAIVTGAGGGLGRAHALLLASRGAKVVVNDLGGAVDGSGSDKKSADKVVDEIKAAGGEAVANYDGVDTPEGAAKLVATAKDAFGKLDIVINNAGILRDVSFMKMTQEDWDKVLAVHLTGTMNVSKAAWPLLRENSYGRVVNTTSAAGLYGNFGQANYSAAKLGIVGLSKTLAHEGAKYDIKCNVIAPIAKSRMTETIMPPNVLEKLLPEYVSPLVAYLCSEGLAETAQVYAVGGGYFSRVAVVEGEGVGIAVEKVSPETVAEQWAAINDLSKAKPYGNAMEAAGAAMKFAMS, from the coding sequence ATGGCGGACATCCGTTTCGACAACCGAGTCGCAATCGTCACTGGCGCCGGCGGAGGCCTTGGTCGCGCCCACGCGCTGCTGCTCGCCTCACGCGGCGCGAAGGTCGTGGTGAACGACCTCGGTGGTGCCGTGGATGGCTCTGGCTCCGACAAGAAGTCCGCCGACAAGGTGGTGGACGAGATCAAGGCAGCCGGTGGCGAGGCCGTGGCCAACTACGATGGCGTGGACACTCCGGAGGGCGCCGCCAAGCTCGTGGCCACCGCGAAGGACGCCTTCGGCAAGCTCGACATCGTGATCAACAACGCCGGCATCTTGCGGGACGTGTCGTTCATGAAGATGACCCAGGAGGACTGGGACAAGGTGCTCGCGGTTCACCTCACCGGAACCATGAACGTGAGCAAGGCCGCGTGGCCGCTCTTGCGCGAGAACTCCTACGGCCGCGTGGTGAACACCACCAGCGCCGCTGGGCTGTACGGCAACTTCGGCCAGGCCAACTACAGCGCAGCGAAGCTCGGCATCGTCGGTCTCAGCAAGACGCTCGCGCACGAAGGCGCGAAGTACGACATCAAGTGCAACGTGATCGCGCCCATCGCCAAGAGCCGCATGACGGAGACGATCATGCCGCCGAACGTGCTGGAGAAGCTGCTTCCGGAGTACGTTTCTCCGCTGGTGGCGTACCTCTGCTCCGAGGGCCTCGCAGAAACGGCGCAGGTGTACGCCGTGGGCGGCGGCTACTTCTCGCGGGTCGCCGTGGTGGAAGGCGAGGGCGTCGGCATCGCGGTCGAGAAGGTCTCGCCGGAAACCGTGGCCGAGCAGTGGGCAGCCATCAACGATCTTTCCAAGGCGAAGCCTTACGGCAACGCGATGGAAGCCGCCGGCGCGGCGATGAAGTTCGCGATGAGCTGA
- a CDS encoding DUF4396 domain-containing protein, with amino-acid sequence MLQSVHDALNHWSVVFTWVAVSAVSVGLLVRDVRRQPIMPMMKWVWGLTVAYSGPLGLLLYYSSGREQIDHDSLWRRGVRSVAHCYSGCGAGEIVGILVAAVVLAAGQLGVSLVTFAFAYCFGLALTVVPLMQDGEALPSAFKDAVISESASIVVMEAVAIAVDQLLAGSATFREPIFWASMLTSLTIGLMAAYPVNVLLIHYGVKEGMADPSQAMA; translated from the coding sequence ATGCTGCAGAGCGTTCACGACGCATTGAACCATTGGTCCGTGGTGTTCACCTGGGTCGCCGTCTCGGCGGTGTCCGTGGGGCTGCTGGTCCGAGACGTCCGACGCCAGCCCATCATGCCGATGATGAAATGGGTGTGGGGCCTCACGGTGGCCTACTCGGGGCCGCTCGGCCTCTTGCTCTACTACTCGTCCGGGCGCGAGCAGATCGACCACGACAGCCTTTGGCGGCGTGGCGTGCGCTCCGTCGCGCACTGCTACTCCGGCTGCGGCGCGGGGGAGATCGTCGGGATCTTGGTCGCGGCCGTGGTGCTTGCGGCCGGACAGCTGGGGGTGAGTCTGGTCACCTTCGCGTTCGCCTATTGCTTCGGGCTTGCGCTCACGGTGGTCCCGCTGATGCAAGACGGCGAAGCGTTGCCGAGCGCATTCAAGGACGCCGTGATCAGCGAGAGCGCGTCCATCGTGGTGATGGAAGCCGTGGCCATTGCGGTGGATCAGCTGCTGGCCGGCTCGGCCACGTTTCGCGAGCCCATCTTCTGGGCATCCATGCTCACCTCCCTGACCATCGGCTTGATGGCCGCGTACCCGGTCAACGTGTTGCTCATCCACTACGGCGTGAAGGAGGGCATGGCCGACCCCAGTCAGGCGATGGCCTGA
- a CDS encoding ATP-binding protein, whose product MDPYRDKQAQQAIPQPETGFVAEMVRQFADPYAFWRELVQNSIDAGATELRVTLHRSADGVVRSALADDGCGMTPEVVEGNLLTLFSSTKEGDESKVGKYGVGFVSVFSLDPGRVVVETWRDGHCYRLELGRDHSYELLEVEPRQGSGTVVALENTFDVEAFQRHVEASRAALTRWCRHARVPITLFASDETGFGDSKPERIDVPFGLPALVTLTHEALGERFVVGAGSVPEAPPSLEAHEHFSGFYKRGLTLYESDTELFSGIEGVRFKVESEKLSHTLSRDNVRRDDELVRVLEMVKQLSRGPLRERLVERLAVAARERDRASYLALLTASSLPGFGLGAAEVTIALTDAVGGATAMTVRELEAATPWRKPVLTATAPDALTAALAAQGRPVVWTPSGEVERRLASFFDPRALLNPRSCRPAHQELVLLEALPDVPLCQHLAAILAATSLGIRRARLARVCGELDGRCALAVPSGATLLARNDLGRGGPELWLDANAPAVVLALRKYDAQPAEVAQLVARLVLLELGGALSERDADHLLHASIRELG is encoded by the coding sequence GTGGATCCCTACCGCGACAAGCAAGCCCAGCAGGCGATACCTCAGCCGGAGACGGGATTCGTCGCGGAGATGGTCCGGCAGTTCGCCGACCCGTACGCGTTCTGGCGCGAGCTCGTTCAGAACTCGATAGACGCGGGCGCGACCGAGCTCCGCGTGACGCTCCACCGTTCCGCCGACGGCGTGGTGCGCTCCGCTCTCGCGGACGACGGCTGTGGAATGACCCCCGAGGTCGTCGAGGGCAACTTGCTCACGCTGTTCTCGTCCACCAAGGAGGGCGACGAGAGCAAGGTCGGCAAGTACGGCGTGGGTTTCGTCTCCGTGTTCTCCCTGGACCCCGGTCGCGTGGTGGTGGAAACCTGGAGGGACGGCCACTGCTACCGCCTGGAGCTCGGGCGGGACCACAGCTACGAGCTCCTGGAGGTCGAGCCGCGCCAGGGTAGCGGCACCGTGGTCGCGCTGGAGAACACCTTCGACGTGGAAGCGTTCCAACGCCACGTGGAGGCCTCGCGGGCGGCGCTCACGCGCTGGTGCCGGCACGCCCGCGTCCCCATCACCCTGTTCGCCAGCGACGAGACCGGTTTCGGTGACAGCAAGCCCGAGCGTATCGACGTTCCCTTCGGCCTGCCCGCGCTGGTGACGCTGACCCACGAGGCTCTGGGCGAGCGCTTCGTCGTCGGCGCTGGCAGCGTTCCGGAGGCGCCGCCGAGTCTCGAGGCGCACGAGCACTTTTCCGGTTTCTACAAGCGTGGACTCACCCTGTACGAGAGCGATACGGAGCTGTTCAGCGGCATCGAGGGCGTGCGCTTCAAAGTGGAGAGCGAAAAGCTGTCCCACACCCTGAGTCGGGACAACGTGCGGCGCGACGACGAGCTGGTTCGCGTCCTCGAGATGGTGAAGCAGCTGTCGCGGGGGCCGCTTCGAGAGCGACTGGTGGAGCGCCTCGCCGTCGCAGCCCGGGAGCGCGACCGCGCGAGCTACCTGGCGCTGCTCACCGCCTCGTCGCTGCCAGGGTTCGGGCTCGGAGCCGCGGAGGTGACCATCGCCCTCACGGATGCCGTTGGCGGCGCCACGGCGATGACGGTGCGGGAGCTGGAGGCGGCCACGCCATGGCGCAAGCCGGTGCTCACGGCGACGGCACCCGACGCGCTCACCGCGGCGCTGGCGGCGCAGGGACGCCCAGTGGTGTGGACGCCGAGCGGCGAAGTGGAGAGGCGACTGGCGAGCTTCTTCGACCCGCGGGCGCTGCTCAATCCGCGGAGCTGTCGTCCGGCGCACCAAGAGCTCGTGCTGCTCGAGGCGCTGCCGGACGTGCCGCTGTGCCAGCACCTGGCGGCGATCTTGGCAGCGACGTCCCTCGGCATCCGCCGCGCTCGCTTGGCGCGTGTGTGCGGCGAGCTGGACGGTCGCTGCGCGCTGGCGGTGCCTTCCGGCGCGACGCTCCTCGCTCGCAACGACCTCGGTCGGGGCGGGCCCGAGCTGTGGCTCGACGCCAACGCTCCGGCGGTGGTTTTGGCCCTTCGCAAATACGACGCGCAGCCTGCGGAGGTCGCGCAGCTGGTCGCTCGTCTGGTGTTGCTCGAGCTGGGCGGCGCGCTGAGCGAACGCGACGCAGACCATCTGCTGCACGCCAGTATTCGGGAGCTCGGCTGA
- a CDS encoding helix-turn-helix transcriptional regulator has translation MNIVHFVNGVHETGRSRRRAARRAEILDAAAGLLASEGLPALTLARVASELGYVAAALYRYFDSKEALLAELQRRTIQELSAGFEQERKAAAQAWREQGFSKQEEPLAELWAGVGFYLALPQTAPERFRLVGVMLTDPRPLVDGAEALKSAPVLMAFLGEVRSLLAAAEDSGALTPGSATDRTLALWSTLQGAAQLDKLARFDSEYFDAVRIGKSAARALLLGFGARPETLDRLERNVSAPAALARRGSKPRSRRS, from the coding sequence GTGAATATCGTTCACTTTGTGAATGGCGTTCACGAAACCGGCCGCTCCCGGCGGCGGGCCGCGCGGCGGGCAGAAATCCTCGACGCGGCGGCGGGGCTGCTCGCGAGCGAGGGGCTACCCGCGCTGACCCTGGCCCGCGTGGCCAGCGAGCTCGGCTACGTGGCCGCGGCCCTGTACCGCTACTTCGACTCGAAGGAGGCGCTGCTCGCGGAGCTGCAGCGCCGCACCATCCAGGAGCTGTCGGCGGGCTTCGAGCAGGAACGCAAGGCCGCCGCCCAGGCCTGGCGCGAGCAGGGCTTCAGCAAGCAAGAGGAGCCGCTGGCGGAGCTATGGGCGGGCGTCGGCTTCTACCTCGCCCTGCCGCAGACCGCGCCAGAGCGCTTTCGACTGGTCGGCGTCATGCTCACCGATCCGCGGCCCCTGGTAGACGGCGCCGAAGCGTTGAAGAGCGCGCCGGTGCTCATGGCTTTCCTCGGGGAGGTTCGCTCGCTGCTCGCCGCAGCGGAAGACAGCGGCGCCCTCACCCCCGGCAGCGCGACGGATCGCACCCTCGCTTTGTGGTCCACGCTGCAGGGAGCCGCACAGCTCGACAAGCTCGCGCGCTTCGACAGTGAGTACTTCGATGCCGTGCGCATCGGCAAGTCCGCAGCTCGGGCACTGCTCCTGGGCTTCGGTGCCCGGCCCGAAACTCTCGATCGCCTGGAGCGGAACGTCTCCGCCCCGGCGGCTCTCGCTCGCCGCGGCTCGAAGCCGCGCTCTCGGAGGTCCTGA
- a CDS encoding sterol desaturase family protein, whose translation MLFLSPTAFAAGAATWSFAEYALHRFAGHAPKPPKSQAKPRLFDGDFGSEHLAHHADTRYFTPTPRKVKAAAVALSVLGTATSLAFGPRRGLSYVLGFGVTYASYEILHRRTHTHAPRGAFSRWARRHHLYHHFGNPKLNHGVTSPVWDLVFGTYQEPGKIRVPRRHAPDWLLDEAGEVLPEYQQDYELAKAKPPAPAVRAA comes from the coding sequence ATGCTCTTCCTATCCCCCACCGCTTTTGCCGCCGGCGCCGCCACTTGGAGCTTCGCGGAGTACGCCCTGCATCGCTTCGCGGGCCACGCCCCCAAGCCGCCCAAGAGCCAAGCGAAACCGCGGCTGTTCGACGGCGACTTCGGCTCCGAGCACCTCGCCCACCACGCCGACACGCGCTACTTCACGCCCACGCCGCGCAAGGTGAAGGCCGCCGCGGTGGCCCTCTCGGTGCTGGGCACCGCCACGTCCCTCGCCTTCGGCCCGCGCCGCGGTCTGTCCTACGTGCTGGGCTTCGGCGTCACCTACGCGAGCTACGAGATCTTGCACCGCCGCACCCACACCCACGCCCCGCGGGGTGCGTTCTCACGCTGGGCCCGACGCCACCACCTCTACCATCACTTCGGCAACCCGAAGCTGAACCACGGCGTCACCAGCCCGGTGTGGGATCTCGTGTTCGGCACGTATCAGGAGCCGGGGAAGATCCGGGTACCGCGCCGCCACGCGCCGGACTGGTTGCTCGACGAAGCTGGCGAAGTCTTGCCCGAGTATCAGCAGGACTATGAGCTCGCCAAAGCGAAACCCCCAGCGCCCGCCGTCCGCGCCGCCTGA
- a CDS encoding peptidoglycan DD-metalloendopeptidase family protein produces MRTRFNLLPVLLACGCASAAAPATKVPECPSSESAVEPVAPPAAEASTKLVLPKAVASFQQLLARLEKRECDAIYASFNDNMQKALGPDKTKKICTDLSKLAPFQSFSLTKSSRTTSEFEVTHESGKLEASLTLDDAGKIGGLWFRPAAPPPAPVAESKTLLRLPFEGKWLVFWGGDNLTDNKHITNKNQQRAADLVVVDESGKSHAGDGKQNKDYYAYGKKVLAAADGVVVSVIDGVPENVPGVMNPYSAVGNAVIVKHSDTEFSVYAHFQPGSIRVKPKVRVKAGQVLGLCGNSGNSSEPHIHFHMQDRADLATAVGVEPIFAKVERERAGSSAEAEGYRFQKGDQIAPP; encoded by the coding sequence ATGCGAACGCGCTTCAATCTCCTGCCCGTCCTGCTCGCCTGTGGCTGTGCTTCCGCGGCGGCGCCGGCTACCAAGGTGCCCGAGTGTCCGAGCTCCGAGAGCGCGGTGGAGCCCGTCGCTCCGCCGGCCGCGGAAGCCTCGACGAAGCTCGTGCTGCCGAAAGCCGTGGCGAGCTTCCAGCAGTTGCTCGCCCGCCTCGAGAAGCGCGAGTGCGACGCCATCTATGCGTCGTTCAACGACAACATGCAGAAGGCGCTGGGCCCCGACAAGACCAAGAAGATCTGCACGGACCTGTCCAAGCTCGCCCCCTTCCAGAGCTTCTCGCTGACCAAGAGCTCGAGGACCACCTCGGAGTTCGAGGTGACCCACGAGAGCGGCAAGCTCGAGGCCAGTCTCACCCTCGACGATGCGGGCAAGATCGGCGGCCTGTGGTTTCGTCCTGCCGCCCCGCCGCCGGCGCCCGTTGCCGAGTCCAAGACGCTCTTGCGCTTGCCCTTCGAGGGCAAGTGGCTGGTGTTCTGGGGTGGCGACAACCTGACGGACAACAAGCACATCACCAACAAGAACCAGCAGCGTGCGGCAGATCTCGTCGTCGTCGACGAGAGTGGGAAGTCCCACGCGGGGGACGGCAAGCAGAACAAGGACTACTATGCCTACGGCAAGAAGGTTCTCGCGGCTGCGGATGGCGTCGTCGTCAGCGTCATCGACGGCGTGCCCGAGAACGTGCCCGGGGTGATGAACCCGTATTCCGCCGTCGGCAACGCAGTCATCGTGAAGCACTCCGACACCGAGTTTTCGGTCTATGCGCACTTCCAGCCGGGGAGCATCCGCGTCAAGCCCAAGGTCCGGGTGAAGGCGGGGCAGGTCTTGGGCCTGTGCGGCAACAGCGGCAACTCCAGCGAGCCACACATCCACTTCCACATGCAGGATCGCGCTGACCTCGCCACTGCCGTCGGCGTTGAGCCCATCTTCGCCAAGGTCGAGCGTGAACGTGCGGGAAGCAGCGCGGAAGCCGAGGGTTATCGCTTCCAGAAGGGCGACCAGATAGCGCCGCCCTGA